One genomic region from Muriicola soli encodes:
- the msrB gene encoding peptide-methionine (R)-S-oxide reductase MsrB, with product MKKIVLIGICMLAIGCKGVSQEKDNKDKTATAEEQESTTYEVSKTEAEWRAELTDMQFYILRKAGTENPGSSEWLRNKEAGTYVCAGCKTPVFSSEHKYDSGTGWPSFDRAIEGNVAYETDYKIGYPRTEEHCAVCGGHLGHVFDDGPSATTGKRHCINGAALEFVPAK from the coding sequence ATGAAAAAGATTGTATTGATAGGCATTTGCATGCTGGCCATAGGTTGTAAAGGAGTGTCTCAGGAAAAAGACAACAAGGATAAAACGGCCACAGCCGAAGAACAAGAATCAACAACATACGAGGTTTCTAAAACAGAAGCCGAATGGCGCGCAGAACTTACCGATATGCAATTTTATATACTGCGTAAGGCCGGCACAGAAAATCCTGGAAGCAGTGAGTGGTTAAGGAACAAGGAAGCAGGCACTTATGTTTGTGCAGGATGCAAAACACCGGTATTTAGCAGTGAGCACAAATACGATTCCGGAACCGGATGGCCGAGTTTTGATCGTGCTATTGAAGGGAATGTGGCCTATGAAACCGATTATAAGATTGGCTACCCCCGTACTGAGGAGCACTGTGCCGTTTGCGGAGGGCATCTTGGACATGTTTTTGATGACGGACCAAGTGCGACTACCGGAAAACGCCACTGCATCAATGGCGCTGCTCTAGAATTTGTACCGGCAAAATAA